A DNA window from Streptomyces canus contains the following coding sequences:
- a CDS encoding putative Ig domain-containing protein produces MRQTRTGKSGRNLRRLLTAAIPALALSLAGLVSVPAHAAPAATHTSRVTQNSKALTSPGRQTFHSTGKAGQKVPTTHLCATAAPGQASCFAQRRTDIKQRLASAVAAATPSGLSPANLHSAYNLPSTGGSGLTVAVVDAYNDPNAAADLATYRSTYGLSACTVANGCFKQVSQTGSTTSLPTNDTGWAGEEALDIDMVSAVCPNCNIILVEANSANDSDLGIAENEAVALGAKFVSNSWGGSESSSQTGEDTSYFKHPGVAITVSAGDSAYGAEYPATSQYVTAVGGTALSTSSNSRGWTESVWKTSSTEGTGSGCSAYDPKPSWQTDTGCTKRMEADVSAVADPATGVAVYDTYGGSGWAVYGGTSASSPIIAGVYALAGTPGSSDYPAKYPYSHTSNLYDVTSGNNGSCSTSYFCTAATGYDGPTGWGTPHGTAAFTAGTTSGNTVTVTNPGSQSTTTGGSASLQISASDSAGATLTYSASGLPTGLSISGSTGKISGTASTAGTYQVTVTAKDSTGASGSASFTWTVGSSGSTCTSSQLLGNPGFESGSTTWTSSSGVITNSSSEPAHTGSYYAWLDGYGSAHTDTLSQSVTVPSGCKATFTFYLHIDTAETGSTAYDKLTVTAGSTTLATYSNVNAASGYAQKSFSLSSYAGSTVTLKFSGVEDSSLQTSFVLDDTAVTTS; encoded by the coding sequence ATGCGTCAGACACGCACCGGCAAGTCCGGACGTAACCTGCGAAGACTCCTGACCGCCGCCATACCCGCCCTCGCCCTCAGCCTGGCGGGACTCGTCTCGGTGCCGGCGCACGCAGCGCCCGCCGCCACGCACACCTCTCGCGTCACCCAGAACTCCAAGGCGCTCACCTCACCCGGCCGTCAGACGTTCCACTCGACCGGCAAGGCCGGCCAGAAGGTGCCGACCACGCACCTGTGTGCCACCGCGGCCCCCGGACAGGCGTCCTGCTTCGCCCAGCGCCGGACCGACATCAAGCAACGTCTGGCGTCCGCGGTCGCCGCCGCCACTCCCTCCGGGCTCAGCCCGGCCAATCTGCACAGTGCCTACAACCTGCCCTCGACGGGCGGCTCGGGCCTGACCGTCGCCGTGGTCGACGCGTACAACGACCCCAACGCGGCCGCCGACCTGGCGACCTACCGCTCGACCTACGGCCTGTCGGCGTGCACGGTCGCCAACGGATGCTTCAAGCAGGTCAGCCAGACCGGTTCCACCACCTCGCTGCCGACCAACGACACCGGCTGGGCGGGCGAGGAAGCGCTCGACATCGACATGGTCAGCGCCGTCTGCCCGAACTGCAACATCATCCTCGTCGAGGCCAACTCCGCCAACGACTCCGACCTCGGCATCGCCGAGAACGAGGCCGTCGCGCTCGGCGCCAAGTTCGTGTCCAACAGCTGGGGCGGCTCCGAGTCGTCCTCGCAGACCGGTGAGGACACCTCGTACTTCAAGCACCCGGGTGTCGCCATCACCGTCTCCGCCGGTGATTCCGCCTACGGCGCCGAGTACCCGGCAACCTCCCAGTACGTGACCGCGGTCGGCGGCACCGCGCTGTCCACGTCCTCCAACTCCCGCGGCTGGACCGAGTCCGTGTGGAAGACCAGCTCCACCGAGGGCACCGGCTCCGGCTGCTCGGCCTACGACCCCAAGCCGAGCTGGCAGACCGACACCGGCTGCACCAAGCGCATGGAGGCCGACGTCTCCGCCGTCGCCGACCCCGCCACCGGCGTGGCCGTGTACGACACCTACGGCGGTTCCGGCTGGGCCGTCTACGGCGGTACGAGCGCCTCGTCGCCGATCATCGCGGGGGTCTACGCCCTGGCGGGCACCCCGGGCTCCAGCGACTACCCCGCGAAGTACCCGTACAGCCACACGAGCAACCTGTACGACGTCACCAGCGGCAACAACGGCTCCTGCTCCACCTCGTACTTCTGCACCGCGGCCACCGGCTACGACGGCCCGACCGGCTGGGGCACCCCCCACGGCACGGCCGCCTTCACCGCGGGCACCACCTCGGGCAACACGGTGACCGTCACCAACCCCGGCAGCCAGTCCACGACGACCGGCGGCTCGGCCAGCCTGCAGATCAGCGCGAGCGACAGCGCCGGCGCGACCCTCACCTACAGCGCGAGCGGCCTGCCGACCGGGCTGTCGATCAGCGGCTCCACCGGCAAGATCTCCGGTACGGCGTCCACCGCGGGCACCTACCAGGTCACCGTCACCGCGAAGGACTCGACCGGCGCCTCCGGCTCGGCCTCCTTCACCTGGACGGTCGGTTCCAGCGGCAGCACCTGCACCTCGTCCCAGCTGCTCGGCAACCCCGGCTTCGAGTCGGGCAGCACCACCTGGACCTCCTCCAGCGGCGTCATCACCAACTCCAGCAGTGAGCCGGCGCACACCGGTTCGTACTACGCCTGGCTGGACGGGTACGGCTCCGCGCACACCGACACCCTGTCCCAGTCGGTGACCGTGCCGAGCGGCTGCAAGGCCACCTTCACCTTCTACCTGCACATCGACACCGCGGAGACCGGCAGCACCGCCTACGACAAGCTGACGGTCACCGCCGGTTCGACCACCCTGGCCACCTACTCCAACGTCAACGCGGCTTCCGGCTACGCCCAGAAGTCCTTCAGCCTGTCCTCGTACGCCGGCTCCACCGTCACCCTGAAGTTCAGCGGTGTCGAGGACTCCTCGCTCCAGACCAGCTTCGTCCTCGACGACACCGCCGTGACGACCAGCTGA
- a CDS encoding ribonucleotide-diphosphate reductase subunit beta has product MTDQNLLDPGFELTLRPMRYPDFYERYRDAIKNTWTVEEVDLHSDVSDLAKLSPAEQHLIGRLVAFFATGDSIVANNLVLTLYKHINSPEARLYLSRQLFEEAVHVQFYLTLLDTYLPDPADRAAAFDAVESIPSIREKAEFCFRWINEVEKLDRLESQADRRRFLLNLICFAACIEGLFFYGAFAYVYWFRSRGLLHGLATGTNWVFRDETMHMSFAFDVVDTVRKEEPELFDEQLQQQVTDMLAEAVEAELQFARDLCGDGLPGMNTESMRQYLECVADQRLTRLGFAPVYGSENPFSFMELQGVQELTNFFERRPSAYQVAVEGTVDLDEDF; this is encoded by the coding sequence ATGACTGACCAGAACCTGCTCGACCCCGGCTTCGAGCTGACGCTGCGCCCCATGCGCTACCCGGACTTCTACGAGCGCTACCGGGACGCGATCAAGAACACCTGGACCGTCGAGGAGGTCGACCTCCACTCGGACGTCTCCGACCTGGCGAAGCTCAGCCCCGCCGAACAACACCTCATCGGCCGCCTGGTGGCCTTTTTCGCGACCGGCGACTCGATCGTCGCGAACAACCTGGTGCTCACGCTGTACAAGCACATCAACTCCCCCGAGGCGCGGCTCTACCTGAGCCGCCAGCTCTTCGAGGAGGCCGTCCACGTCCAGTTCTACTTGACGCTCCTCGACACCTACCTCCCCGACCCGGCGGACCGGGCCGCGGCCTTCGACGCCGTCGAGAGCATCCCCTCGATCCGCGAGAAGGCGGAGTTCTGCTTCAGGTGGATCAACGAGGTCGAGAAGCTGGACCGGCTGGAGTCCCAGGCCGACCGCCGCCGCTTCCTGCTCAACCTGATCTGCTTCGCCGCGTGCATCGAGGGCCTGTTCTTCTACGGCGCCTTCGCGTACGTCTACTGGTTCCGCAGCCGGGGCCTGCTGCACGGCCTCGCCACCGGCACCAACTGGGTGTTCCGGGACGAGACCATGCACATGTCCTTCGCCTTCGATGTGGTCGACACCGTCCGCAAGGAAGAGCCGGAGCTCTTCGACGAGCAGCTTCAGCAGCAGGTGACCGACATGCTGGCGGAGGCCGTGGAGGCGGAACTCCAGTTCGCGCGCGACCTGTGCGGCGACGGACTGCCCGGCATGAACACGGAGTCGATGCGCCAGTACCTGGAGTGTGTCGCCGACCAGCGCCTGACGCGCCTCGGCTTCGCGCCGGTGTACGGCTCGGAGAACCCCTTCTCCTTCATGGAACTCCAGGGCGTCCAGGAGCTGACCAACTTCTTCGAGCGGCGTCCGTCCGCCTACCAGGTCGCGGTGGAGGGCACGGTGGATCTCGACGAGGACTTCTGA
- a CDS encoding HD-GYP domain-containing protein: protein MEAVPARARAYVACVAVAALLCLLPLPAVRTPWWEVALLAALSAGCEQVAARWRFAGTFLPVLLAGAFLLPPPAAALVALPGALLSPVEQRPRGLRRVWRAAQLMVGVWAAARVHGATGGRDAVVASDFPYALVPAGAAVLVFCLVLSLLDGGILALAERIPVRRAWRGLFLRSLAPVAVHGLAGLMMAVLWRSPYGPVAALLVLLPMCVSWWVFAQYHRERAAHQATIRALVQAVDIKDEYTRGHSERVGQASMMIARELGMDDARIEVLRFAGILHDVGKLGVPTRLLRKDGPLTPQERRIIELHPEYGHEMVRGISFLGEARAAVLHHHERLDGSGYPYGLTGGQIPESARVVAVADAFDAMTSTRSYRRARPVCAALEELQRCAGSQFDPRMVTALVRALSRHGWHPAVTADEPGVPRPRPAVTGRPGVRR, encoded by the coding sequence ATGGAGGCGGTGCCGGCACGCGCGCGTGCGTACGTCGCCTGTGTCGCCGTAGCCGCACTGCTCTGTCTGCTGCCGCTGCCGGCCGTACGCACCCCCTGGTGGGAGGTCGCGCTGCTCGCTGCGCTCTCTGCCGGATGTGAGCAGGTCGCCGCGCGCTGGCGGTTCGCCGGCACCTTCCTTCCCGTGCTGCTCGCCGGCGCCTTTCTGCTGCCGCCCCCGGCCGCCGCCCTCGTGGCCCTGCCGGGGGCGCTGCTGTCCCCGGTCGAGCAGCGCCCGCGTGGGCTGCGCCGTGTCTGGCGGGCCGCGCAGCTCATGGTGGGGGTGTGGGCGGCCGCACGGGTGCACGGGGCGACGGGCGGCCGGGACGCGGTCGTGGCCTCCGACTTCCCGTACGCGCTGGTCCCGGCCGGGGCCGCGGTGCTCGTCTTCTGCCTGGTGCTGAGCCTGCTGGACGGGGGGATTCTGGCGCTGGCCGAGCGGATTCCCGTACGGCGGGCCTGGCGCGGCCTGTTTCTCCGCTCTCTCGCCCCCGTCGCCGTACACGGGCTGGCCGGGCTCATGATGGCCGTCCTGTGGCGCAGTCCCTACGGTCCTGTTGCCGCGTTGCTGGTGCTGCTGCCGATGTGTGTGTCGTGGTGGGTGTTCGCGCAGTACCACCGGGAACGCGCAGCCCACCAGGCGACCATCCGGGCGCTGGTGCAGGCAGTCGACATCAAGGACGAGTACACGCGCGGGCACAGCGAGCGGGTCGGGCAGGCGTCGATGATGATCGCGCGGGAGCTCGGCATGGACGACGCCAGGATCGAGGTGCTGCGGTTCGCAGGGATTCTGCACGACGTGGGAAAGCTCGGGGTGCCGACGCGGCTGCTCAGGAAGGACGGGCCGCTGACCCCTCAGGAGCGGCGGATCATCGAGCTGCATCCCGAGTACGGGCACGAGATGGTCCGGGGCATCTCCTTCCTCGGGGAGGCCCGGGCCGCCGTACTGCACCACCATGAGCGGCTGGACGGGAGCGGGTACCCGTACGGACTGACAGGGGGCCAGATACCGGAGTCCGCACGGGTCGTGGCCGTGGCCGATGCCTTCGACGCGATGACGTCCACCCGCTCCTACCGACGGGCCAGGCCCGTCTGCGCCGCGCTGGAGGAGCTTCAGCGGTGCGCCGGCAGCCAGTTCGACCCACGGATGGTGACGGCCCTCGTCCGCGCCCTGTCCCGGCACGGCTGGCATCCGGCGGTCACGGCCGACGAGCCCGGTGTGCCGCGTCCTCGTCCGGCGGTCACCGGGCGGCCGGGGGTACGCCGTTGA
- the def gene encoding peptide deformylase codes for MAQQDTDQQHAGVLPVDDEGFVIDTEDTEERENAWRERGTSRPITVVGNPVLHKECKDVTEFGEELDQLVADMFASQRTAEGVGLAANQIGVDLKVFVYDCQDDEGRRHVGVVCNPKLVDLPADKRRLDDSNEGCLSVPTAYAPLARPDYAEVTGQDEKGNPVKVRGTGYFARCLQHETDHLYGYLYIDRLSKRERKDALRQMAENEPRYPVVAND; via the coding sequence ATGGCCCAGCAGGACACCGATCAGCAGCACGCGGGCGTGCTCCCCGTCGACGACGAGGGGTTCGTCATCGACACCGAGGACACTGAGGAGCGGGAGAACGCCTGGCGTGAGCGCGGCACCTCGCGGCCCATCACCGTCGTCGGGAACCCCGTGCTGCACAAGGAGTGCAAGGACGTCACCGAGTTCGGTGAGGAGCTCGACCAGCTGGTCGCGGACATGTTCGCCAGCCAGCGCACCGCCGAGGGCGTCGGCCTCGCCGCCAACCAGATCGGCGTCGACCTGAAGGTCTTCGTGTACGACTGCCAGGACGACGAGGGCCGGCGGCACGTGGGGGTCGTCTGCAACCCCAAGCTCGTGGACCTGCCCGCGGACAAGCGCCGCCTCGACGACAGCAACGAGGGCTGTCTGTCGGTGCCCACCGCGTACGCGCCGCTCGCCCGCCCCGACTACGCCGAGGTCACCGGGCAGGACGAGAAGGGCAATCCGGTCAAGGTCCGCGGCACCGGCTACTTCGCCCGGTGCCTGCAGCACGAGACCGACCATCTGTACGGCTACCTCTACATCGACCGGCTCTCCAAGCGCGAACGCAAGGACGCGCTGCGGCAGATGGCCGAGAACGAGCCCCGCTACCCCGTGGTCGCGAACGACTGA
- a CDS encoding HD-GYP domain-containing protein — MSARSAPRTSHRVPPLLTLVHTSAALLATGSLAFVLWTGLEERGTALTFGVLIAVGELNRRGGLHVREAAPLGAAGALSYALLGENASAPTHHGVVQVVTVVLAASLVGSVPHVGRGQGPTADQLARRVLTVGFAAVCFQPLYNQGTFAQWSGPAYALLLLALLSLTALCDAVLAAALAHSRTRWPFCPLLRDELRTLLGIGSAVVATGAVMALAVAVAGLWALPVFSVPLLLTQLSVRRYAAVRSTYRQTIASLARATEIAGYTPAGHARRVAALSREVGRDLGLSRPELTVLEYAALMHDIGQLSLVDPVPAGATAGLPLVEQRRIALLGGAVVRQTGVDAAVAVVVERQADPCREQPLAARIVRAVNAYEEKARDAGPGGPLTALEELRLGTAGDYAPEVVEALARVLSRDCLTSPVTG; from the coding sequence TTGAGCGCCCGGAGCGCGCCCAGGACGTCCCACCGGGTGCCGCCCCTCCTCACCCTGGTCCACACCTCCGCCGCTCTCCTCGCCACCGGCTCGCTCGCCTTCGTCCTCTGGACCGGTCTCGAGGAGCGCGGCACCGCCCTCACCTTCGGGGTGCTGATCGCGGTCGGTGAACTCAACCGCCGCGGCGGTCTCCATGTCAGGGAGGCCGCGCCCCTCGGTGCCGCCGGGGCGCTGTCCTACGCCCTGCTCGGCGAGAACGCCAGTGCGCCCACGCATCACGGCGTCGTCCAGGTCGTCACCGTCGTCCTCGCCGCCTCCCTCGTCGGCAGCGTGCCGCACGTCGGACGCGGACAGGGCCCCACCGCCGACCAGCTCGCCCGCCGCGTCCTGACCGTCGGATTCGCCGCCGTGTGCTTCCAACCCCTGTACAACCAGGGGACCTTCGCGCAGTGGAGCGGTCCCGCGTACGCCCTGCTCCTGCTCGCCCTGCTCTCGCTCACCGCGCTGTGCGACGCCGTGCTCGCGGCCGCCCTGGCGCACTCCCGCACCCGCTGGCCCTTCTGCCCGCTGCTCAGGGACGAGCTGCGGACCCTGCTCGGCATCGGGTCCGCCGTCGTGGCCACCGGGGCCGTGATGGCGCTCGCGGTCGCCGTCGCGGGACTGTGGGCACTGCCCGTCTTCTCGGTCCCGTTGCTGCTCACCCAGCTCTCCGTCCGCCGGTACGCCGCGGTCCGTTCCACCTACCGGCAGACCATCGCCTCCCTCGCCCGTGCCACCGAGATAGCCGGGTACACGCCCGCCGGGCACGCCCGCAGGGTCGCCGCGCTCAGCCGGGAGGTCGGGCGCGACCTGGGACTGTCCCGGCCCGAGCTCACCGTCCTGGAGTACGCAGCCCTCATGCACGACATCGGCCAGCTGAGCCTCGTCGACCCGGTGCCCGCGGGCGCCACCGCGGGCCTGCCCCTCGTCGAACAGCGCCGTATCGCGCTCCTCGGCGGGGCCGTCGTACGGCAGACGGGTGTGGACGCGGCCGTCGCCGTGGTCGTGGAGCGGCAGGCCGACCCCTGCCGGGAGCAGCCCCTGGCCGCGCGGATCGTGCGGGCCGTGAACGCGTACGAGGAGAAGGCGCGGGACGCCGGACCCGGCGGGCCACTGACCGCGCTCGAGGAGCTGCGCCTGGGCACCGCGGGGGACTACGCTCCGGAGGTCGTGGAGGCGCTGGCCAGGGTGCTGTCGAGAGACTGTCTGACCTCCCCCGTGACGGGGTAA
- a CDS encoding tetratricopeptide repeat protein: MRIFGKGRHRPSASWRQATDRAFTLIGDGRYEDAGALLTRAADLEPWLSESWFNLALLHKFRHDWEQARAAGLRAVALLDRETGAPDWWNVGIAATALQDWPLARRAWQAYGLRVPGGATAAGEPLGMDLGSAAVRLSPEGEAEVVWGRRLDPARIEVLSIPLPSSGRRWGEVVLHDGVPHGERTTASGHAYPVFDEIELWAPSPVPTWVVLLEAATEADRDALEQLAADAGFAAEDWSSSVRLLCRMCSESRMPSDEGDGEHLDPHDHSEPGHPGPLGHRTDGQLWVPERECGVAAPASLVRGLLDGWVADSPDSRDWRDLEEVC; the protein is encoded by the coding sequence GTGAGGATCTTCGGCAAGGGACGGCACCGGCCCTCCGCCTCCTGGCGGCAGGCCACGGACCGCGCGTTCACGCTGATCGGCGACGGCCGCTACGAGGACGCGGGCGCGCTGCTGACACGTGCCGCGGACCTGGAGCCGTGGCTGTCCGAGTCCTGGTTCAACCTCGCCCTGCTCCACAAGTTCCGGCACGACTGGGAGCAGGCACGGGCCGCGGGCCTCAGGGCCGTGGCGCTGCTCGACCGGGAGACCGGGGCGCCCGACTGGTGGAACGTCGGCATCGCCGCGACCGCGCTCCAGGACTGGCCGCTGGCACGGCGGGCCTGGCAGGCGTACGGGCTGCGGGTGCCGGGAGGGGCGACGGCGGCCGGTGAGCCGCTCGGCATGGACCTCGGCAGCGCGGCGGTACGGCTGTCCCCCGAGGGGGAGGCCGAGGTGGTCTGGGGGCGGCGGCTCGACCCGGCCCGGATCGAGGTGCTGTCCATTCCGCTGCCGTCCTCCGGGCGGCGGTGGGGCGAGGTCGTGCTGCACGACGGGGTGCCGCACGGCGAGCGGACCACGGCGTCCGGGCATGCCTATCCCGTCTTCGACGAGATCGAGCTGTGGGCTCCCTCACCCGTCCCCACCTGGGTGGTCCTCCTTGAGGCGGCCACCGAGGCGGACCGGGACGCGCTGGAGCAGCTCGCGGCGGACGCCGGGTTCGCGGCGGAGGACTGGTCGTCGTCGGTGCGGTTGCTGTGCCGGATGTGCTCCGAGTCGCGGATGCCGTCGGACGAGGGCGACGGGGAACACCTGGACCCCCATGACCACAGCGAACCGGGACACCCCGGGCCCCTGGGGCACCGCACGGACGGTCAGCTGTGGGTGCCGGAGCGGGAGTGCGGGGTGGCTGCGCCGGCCTCGCTCGTACGGGGCCTGCTGGACGGGTGGGTCGCGGACAGCCCGGACTCCAGGGACTGGCGGGATCTCGAAGAGGTCTGCTGA
- a CDS encoding GlxA family transcriptional regulator — protein MLKNVAAVVLDGVNPFELGVVCEVFGTDRSDDGLPVYDFAVASAEGPTLTSRAGFAVHVEHGLERLETADLITVPACARYETRDFPPELLEALRNAVDRGARVLSVCSGVFVLAAAGLLDGRRCTVHWHHAEELALAYPRLTVEPDVLYVDEDPVITSAGTAAGIDACLHIVRKEQGTEVANKIARRMVVPPHRDGGQAQYIERPLPRSKCDTVGEVLVWMEQHLDEEVTVEQLAERAHMSPRTFARRFQQETGTTPYRWILRQRVLLAQRLLEATDETVDAIAGRAGFGTAAALRHQFLRAVGTTPNAYRRTFQGPEAAA, from the coding sequence ATGCTGAAGAACGTGGCCGCTGTCGTCCTGGACGGTGTGAATCCCTTCGAGCTCGGTGTCGTCTGCGAGGTCTTCGGGACCGACCGCAGCGACGACGGACTGCCCGTGTACGACTTCGCGGTCGCCTCGGCCGAGGGCCCGACGCTGACCTCCCGCGCGGGCTTCGCCGTACACGTCGAACACGGCCTGGAGCGGCTGGAGACGGCCGACCTGATCACCGTGCCGGCCTGCGCCCGCTACGAGACGCGGGACTTTCCACCCGAGCTCCTGGAGGCCCTGCGCAACGCGGTCGACCGCGGGGCACGGGTGCTCAGCGTGTGCTCCGGCGTCTTCGTGCTCGCCGCGGCCGGACTGCTCGACGGCCGGCGCTGCACCGTGCACTGGCACCACGCGGAGGAGCTGGCGCTCGCGTATCCGCGGCTGACGGTCGAGCCGGACGTCCTGTACGTCGACGAGGACCCGGTGATCACCTCCGCGGGCACCGCCGCCGGTATCGACGCCTGTCTGCACATCGTGCGCAAGGAGCAGGGCACCGAGGTCGCCAACAAGATCGCCCGGCGGATGGTCGTACCGCCGCACCGGGACGGCGGACAGGCGCAGTACATCGAGCGGCCGCTGCCCCGGTCGAAGTGCGACACCGTCGGCGAGGTGCTCGTGTGGATGGAGCAGCACCTCGACGAGGAGGTCACCGTCGAGCAGCTCGCCGAGCGCGCGCACATGTCCCCGCGCACCTTCGCCCGCCGCTTCCAGCAGGAGACGGGTACGACTCCCTACCGCTGGATCCTGCGCCAGCGGGTGCTGCTGGCCCAGCGGTTGCTGGAGGCGACGGACGAGACGGTGGACGCGATCGCCGGCCGGGCGGGGTTCGGCACCGCGGCCGCGCTGCGTCACCAGTTCCTGCGCGCGGTGGGCACCACCCCGAACGCCTACCGGCGCACCTTCCAGGGCCCGGAGGCGGCCGCCTGA